From the genome of Kryptolebias marmoratus isolate JLee-2015 linkage group LG19, ASM164957v2, whole genome shotgun sequence, one region includes:
- the esr2a gene encoding estrogen receptor 2a isoform X1: protein MAAVTSPEKHQPLLQLQEVDSSRVASRILSPVLSSSPGLSHEPSQPICIPTPYTDLGHDFPPISFYSPTIFSYAGPSISEHPSVHQSLSASLFWPGHGHVGGSVPLHRSQTRAQQHGQPVQSPWDSVLTTSKSARRSSQEVEEAVVSSGGKADLHYCAVCHDYASGYHYGVWSCEGCKAFFKRSIQGHNDYICPATNQCTIDKNRRKSCQACRLRKCYEVGMTKCGIRKERGNYRSPLVRRVTRLSSQGRISRPNVLTGPAESSLNEPSPPSMPPEQLIQRIMEAEPPEIYVMKDMKRPLTEADVMMSLTNLADKELVHMISWAKKIPGFVELSLLDQVHLLECCWLEVLMMGLMWRSVDHPGKLIFSPDLSLSREEGSCVQGFVEIFDMLIAATSRVRELKLKREEYVCLKAMILLNSNMCLSSSEGSEDLQSRSKLLRLLDAVTDALVWAIAKSGLTFRQQYTRLAHLLMLLSHIRHVSNKGMDHLHCMKMKNMVPLYDLLLEMLDAHIMHSSRLPHRPAQTESAAAGPSNTWTPSSVGVGGEAQYSE from the exons ATGGCCGCCGTCACCTCTCCGGAGAAGCATCAGCCGCTCCTGCAGCTCCAAGAGGTGGACTCCAGTCGGGTCGCCAGTCGCATCCTGTCCCCGGTCCTCAGCTCCTCCCCTGGTCTGTCCCACGAACCCAGCCAGCCCATCTGCATCCCCACTCCGTACACCGACCTCGGCCACGACTTCCCGCCCATTTCTTTCTACAGCCCGACCATCTTCAGCTACGCCGGTCCGAGCATTTCGGAGCACCCCTCGGTGCATCAGTCGCTGAGCGCCTCTTTGTTTTGGCCCGGTCACGGACACGTGGGGGGTTCTGTACCCCTGCACCGCTCCCAGACCCGAGCCCAGCAGCACGGTCAGCCAGTCCAGAGTCCGTGGGACAGCGTCTTAACAACCAG TAAGAGTGCGAGGAGGAGCTCCCAGGAGGTCGAGGAGGCCGTGGTGTCGTCCGGCGGGAAGGCCGACCTCCATTACTGCGCCGTGTGTCACGACTACGCCTCGGGGTACCACTACGGCGTCTGGTCCTGCGAGGGCTGCAAGGCCTTCTTCAAGAGGAGCATCCAAG gacaCAACGACTACATCTGCCCGGCAACTAATCAATGCACCATCGACAAAAACCGCCGCAAGAGCTGCCAGGCTTGCCGCCTTCGCAAATGCTATGAAGTTGGCATGACTAAATGTG GTATTCGCAAAGAGCGTGGAAACTATCGGAGCCCGCTGGTGAGGCGAGTGACGCGTCTGTCCTCGCAGGGCCGAATAAGCAGACCAAACGTGTTGACTGGACCAGCGGAGAGTTCGTTAAACGAACCTTCACCGCCATCCATGCCCCCGGAGCAGCTGATTCAGCGAATAATGGAGGCGGAGCCACCAGAGATCTACGTCATGAAGGACATGAAGAGGCCGCTGACGGAGGCAGACGTGATGATGTCGCTCACCAATCTGGCTGATAAGGAGCTGGTTCACATGATCAGCTGGGCCAAAAAGATTCCAG GCTTTGTGGAGCTCAGTCTCCTGGACCAGGTCCATCTGTTGGAGTGCTGCTGGCTGGAGGTGCTGATGATGGGACTGATGTGGAGGTCCGTGGACCACCCGGGGAAACTCATCTTCTCTCCGGACCTCAGCCTCAGCAG AGAGGAGGGAAGCTGCGTCCAGGGCTTCGTGGAGATCTTCGACATGCTGATAGCTGCGACGTCCCGAGTGAGAGAGCTCAAACTGAAGAGGGAGGAATACGTCTGCCTCAAGGCCATGATCCTCCTCAACTCCA ATATGTGCCTCAGCTCCTCCGAGGGCAGCGAGGACCTTCAGAGTCGCTCCAAGCTGCTGCGCCTGCTGGACGCCGTGACGGACGCTCTGGTGTGGGCCATCGCCAAAAGCGGCCTTACCTTCCGGCAGCAGTACACCCGCCTCGCTCACCTGCTCATGCTGCTCTCACACATCCGCCATGTCAG caaCAAAGGCATGGACCACCTGCACTGCATGAAGATGAAGAACATGGTGCCTTTGTACGACCTGCTGCTGGAGATGCTGGACGCCCACATCATGCACAGCTCCCGCCTGCCTCACCGCCCCGCTCAGACGGAGAGTGCCGCCGCCGGACCCTCCAACACCTGGACTCCCAGCAGCGTTGGAGTGGGAGGTGAAGCCCAGTACTCAGAATAG